A genomic window from Streptomyces broussonetiae includes:
- the tap gene encoding telomere-associated protein Tap yields the protein MTDQPDELFAAVDSLLAAVDGGTVLPAPAERARLREAAGLTEAAVAQALGVRVPSIQAWEAGRAEPRGDRLEAYRRLLEGLSRRYPAPPRPTTTPGAVTADPSPAPGPASATPPGPQTPPTESTEPPAGPGESADPPRVAPGAAPGQPTAQAGTHPGDSSHAAPAPGGMHRPVPEFHGPAHTAPAPAVGSQGPAASARPESGPGAPGSAAASQAYEAAPGPAARRPVRRPSAKRAASGASRTGATATATASAGSVPDPRFAHGPLAVVDAADDGRVSAYCVGGLVLDVPAASLPALVEWALTEARLGQPRLHRSGKDADPLVVLTESACVRYGLPARLSDEERLAGRIPDTHKAVRQVLKADWRLTRRGFGPWAWVYRPAEGSRRNSVHFCMPSWNALDSRYWGDAATLPPAELAHVLGAYATRVLTPCGSTAVTGLELMTALHPPTRAVRDEHGQWVSAPNPGALTEAVDCAPCEAPDGHPLLAHLPRFHERTPGEMLCEEAYDWARPLTDEECMQPYLVGIDVNMAFAAAANRTVVGLGAPVHVHNPRFDPALPGSWLVDLSHVRLDTRLPSPFTPDGEPPEGAAWYATPTVAYALELGYEVAPLEAYVRPEHGPYLDSWYARLRDAYVATMADLGVVTGMAPEDFLAAMDGHKDRDPQLALALSAIKATVKGGIGKLRERGRSGWRPGERWPALDRPTWRPDIRAAVISKARVNMHRKMLATARATGQYPVAVLSDCAVYASAGPTPLDFLPYRDGKPLPGGFRLGVSPGMVKHEGTQSVLWAEGLREEHGDHLNLARYIKSGQITAPDAEE from the coding sequence ATGACGGACCAGCCCGATGAGCTGTTCGCGGCGGTGGACTCGCTCCTCGCGGCCGTGGACGGCGGCACCGTGCTCCCCGCTCCGGCGGAGCGGGCGCGGCTGCGCGAGGCGGCCGGCCTGACCGAGGCGGCGGTCGCGCAGGCCCTCGGCGTACGCGTGCCCAGCATCCAGGCCTGGGAGGCGGGCCGCGCCGAGCCGAGGGGTGACCGCCTGGAGGCCTACCGCCGTCTCCTCGAGGGCCTGTCCCGGCGCTACCCGGCCCCGCCCCGGCCCACCACCACGCCGGGCGCCGTCACAGCGGACCCCTCGCCCGCACCGGGTCCTGCGTCAGCCACACCACCCGGCCCGCAGACCCCACCCACCGAGTCCACCGAGCCGCCCGCCGGGCCGGGCGAGTCGGCAGACCCCCCGAGGGTCGCTCCGGGCGCCGCCCCCGGGCAGCCGACCGCTCAGGCCGGTACGCACCCCGGTGACTCGTCCCATGCCGCCCCGGCTCCGGGAGGCATGCATCGGCCCGTCCCGGAGTTCCACGGTCCGGCGCACACAGCCCCTGCTCCGGCGGTCGGTTCGCAGGGACCGGCAGCCTCCGCCCGGCCCGAGTCCGGACCCGGCGCGCCCGGCTCGGCCGCCGCCTCGCAAGCCTATGAAGCGGCCCCCGGTCCGGCGGCACGACGCCCGGTCCGGCGTCCCTCCGCCAAGAGGGCCGCTTCTGGCGCGTCCCGCACCGGTGCCACCGCCACCGCCACCGCCTCCGCCGGCTCGGTTCCCGACCCGCGCTTCGCGCACGGCCCCCTCGCCGTGGTCGACGCCGCTGACGACGGCCGGGTGAGCGCGTACTGCGTCGGCGGGCTCGTGCTCGACGTGCCTGCCGCCTCACTGCCCGCGCTGGTGGAGTGGGCGCTCACCGAGGCGCGGCTCGGACAGCCCCGGTTGCACCGGTCGGGCAAGGACGCCGACCCCCTCGTCGTCCTCACCGAGTCGGCGTGTGTGCGCTACGGGCTGCCTGCGAGGCTGAGTGACGAGGAGCGGCTCGCCGGACGGATCCCCGACACGCACAAGGCCGTCCGGCAGGTGCTCAAGGCCGACTGGCGGCTCACCCGGCGCGGTTTCGGTCCCTGGGCCTGGGTCTACCGACCCGCCGAGGGCAGCCGGCGCAACAGCGTCCACTTCTGCATGCCGTCCTGGAACGCGCTGGACAGCCGGTACTGGGGCGACGCGGCCACCCTGCCCCCCGCCGAACTCGCCCATGTCCTCGGCGCGTACGCCACCCGCGTCCTCACCCCGTGCGGTTCCACGGCCGTGACGGGCCTGGAGCTGATGACCGCCCTGCACCCGCCGACCCGCGCGGTGCGCGACGAGCACGGGCAGTGGGTGTCCGCGCCGAACCCGGGTGCCCTGACCGAGGCCGTCGACTGCGCGCCCTGCGAGGCCCCGGACGGGCATCCGCTCCTCGCCCATCTGCCCCGCTTCCACGAGCGCACCCCGGGCGAGATGCTCTGCGAGGAGGCCTACGACTGGGCCCGGCCGCTGACCGACGAGGAGTGCATGCAGCCGTACCTCGTCGGCATCGACGTCAACATGGCGTTTGCGGCGGCGGCCAACCGCACCGTCGTCGGCCTCGGCGCGCCGGTCCATGTGCACAACCCCCGGTTCGATCCGGCGCTGCCCGGCTCCTGGCTGGTCGACCTCTCGCACGTCCGGCTCGACACCCGGCTGCCGAGCCCCTTCACACCGGACGGCGAGCCGCCCGAGGGCGCGGCCTGGTACGCGACGCCGACCGTGGCGTACGCCCTCGAACTCGGCTACGAGGTCGCGCCGTTGGAGGCGTACGTCCGTCCCGAGCACGGCCCGTACCTGGACTCCTGGTACGCCAGGCTGCGTGACGCGTACGTCGCCACGATGGCCGACCTCGGCGTCGTCACCGGTATGGCGCCCGAGGACTTCCTCGCGGCGATGGACGGCCACAAGGACCGCGACCCGCAGCTCGCGCTCGCGCTGTCGGCGATCAAGGCCACGGTCAAGGGCGGCATCGGCAAGCTGCGCGAGCGGGGCCGCTCCGGCTGGCGGCCGGGGGAGCGGTGGCCGGCGCTGGACCGGCCGACCTGGCGCCCGGACATCCGGGCCGCGGTCATCTCCAAGGCCCGGGTCAACATGCACCGCAAGATGCTCGCCACCGCCCGCGCCACCGGCCAGTATCCGGTAGCGGTGCTCTCCGACTGCGCGGTGTACGCCTCCGCGGGCCCGACCCCCCTCGACTTCCTGCCCTACCGGGACGGCAAGCCGCTGCCCGGTGGTTTCCGGCTCGGGGTGAGCCCCGGCATGGTCAAGCACGAGGGCACGCAGAGCGTGCTGTGGGCGGAGGGCCTGCGCGAGGAGCACGGCGACCATCTCAATCTCGCCCGCTACATCAAGTCCGGGCAGATCACCGCACCGGACGCGGAGGAGTAG
- the tgmA gene encoding putative ATP-grasp-modified RiPP, with translation MQPFTLNYARPAVQLDVTTPYAYDSGLQLNVLPDGRIAATDHATLKALGTTTSTAGSKTHFDD, from the coding sequence ATGCAACCGTTCACGCTCAACTACGCGCGGCCCGCTGTGCAGTTGGACGTCACCACTCCGTATGCGTACGACTCCGGACTGCAGTTGAACGTCCTCCCGGACGGGCGGATCGCCGCCACCGACCACGCGACGCTGAAAGCACTGGGGACGACGACGTCGACCGCCGGTTCCAAGACGCACTTCGACGACTGA
- the tgmB gene encoding ATP-grasp ribosomal peptide maturase, producing MTVLILTSEEDVTADMVVLRLGEAGVPVVRLDPADLTNGVALSGEYVRGAWHGHLSVGGRLVSMSGLRSVWVRRPGAAATRAAHPSAWLTEESAQALYGMLRCTDARWMNHPDAAQRARHKPWQLHLAQRSGLPVPATLITTFPQAAREFAERCPDLVVKPVSGAHPQEPPRAVPTSRVAPDTDFAAVAFGPTLLQRRIAKRADIRLTAVGDTLLAARKPTAPDARPDDVDVRFTPSVSPWLPVDVPPRIAEGVRRYVRGAELAYGAFDFAEDADGIWWFLECNQSGQFGFVEMDTGQPIAAEIAKWLAGDGNPDRRCADGDRSTAS from the coding sequence ATGACCGTACTCATCCTGACGAGTGAAGAGGACGTGACGGCGGACATGGTGGTCCTCCGGCTCGGCGAAGCCGGTGTGCCCGTCGTCCGGCTCGATCCCGCCGATCTGACCAACGGCGTGGCGCTGTCGGGCGAGTACGTGCGGGGCGCCTGGCACGGTCACCTGTCCGTCGGCGGGCGCCTGGTGAGCATGAGCGGCCTGCGTTCCGTGTGGGTGCGCAGGCCCGGCGCCGCAGCCACCCGCGCCGCCCACCCGTCGGCCTGGCTGACGGAGGAGTCCGCGCAGGCGCTGTACGGCATGCTGCGCTGCACCGACGCGCGCTGGATGAACCATCCGGACGCCGCCCAGCGGGCCCGCCACAAGCCCTGGCAACTGCATCTCGCCCAGCGCAGCGGCCTCCCTGTGCCGGCCACGCTGATCACGACGTTCCCGCAGGCGGCGCGGGAGTTCGCGGAGCGCTGTCCGGACCTGGTCGTCAAGCCGGTCTCCGGGGCGCATCCGCAGGAGCCGCCGCGTGCGGTGCCGACCAGCAGGGTGGCTCCTGACACGGACTTCGCGGCGGTCGCGTTCGGTCCGACGCTGCTTCAGCGGCGGATCGCCAAGCGCGCCGACATCCGGCTCACCGCCGTCGGCGACACCCTGCTGGCCGCGCGCAAACCCACCGCCCCCGACGCCCGTCCGGACGACGTGGACGTCCGCTTCACCCCGTCGGTCTCCCCCTGGCTGCCCGTGGACGTGCCACCGCGCATCGCGGAGGGCGTACGGCGGTACGTGAGGGGCGCGGAACTGGCATACGGCGCATTCGACTTCGCGGAGGACGCGGACGGGATCTGGTGGTTCCTCGAGTGCAACCAGTCGGGCCAGTTCGGTTTCGTCGAGATGGACACAGGTCAGCCGATCGCGGCGGAGATCGCCAAGTGGCTGGCCGGGGACGGGAATCCGGATCGCAGGTGTGCGGACGGCGACCGGAGCACAGCATCTTGA
- a CDS encoding Gfo/Idh/MocA family protein, translating into MRIGLLGTGPWARAAYAPALAGHAGLRFTGVWGRRPEAARALAEEYDVAAYDDVDALLADVDAVAVALPPSVQAELAVRAARAGRHLLLDKPLAVSAAEGRAVVEAAERAGVASVVFLTARFQKEPEAWIDEQAAVAGWFTARAQWLGAVFTSDSPFAASPWRREKGALWDVGPHALSVLLPVLGDVRQVTAAAHGPADTVHLVLDHATGASSALTLSLTAPPAAAGADVELRGEAGTALLPGSSEGAVPALARAADALLTAARTGRPHACDAAFGLRVTEILAMAEARLTDTAE; encoded by the coding sequence ATGCGTATCGGACTGCTGGGAACGGGCCCGTGGGCCCGGGCCGCGTACGCCCCCGCGCTGGCCGGGCACGCCGGCCTTCGGTTCACGGGCGTGTGGGGCCGCCGTCCGGAGGCGGCCAGGGCACTGGCCGAGGAGTACGACGTCGCCGCGTACGACGACGTGGACGCACTGCTGGCCGACGTGGACGCGGTGGCCGTGGCCCTGCCACCGTCCGTGCAGGCCGAGTTGGCGGTGCGTGCGGCGCGGGCGGGCCGTCATCTGCTGCTGGACAAGCCGCTGGCGGTGTCGGCCGCCGAGGGCCGGGCGGTCGTGGAGGCGGCGGAGCGGGCCGGGGTGGCGTCCGTGGTCTTCCTCACCGCGCGATTCCAGAAGGAGCCGGAGGCCTGGATCGACGAACAGGCGGCCGTGGCGGGCTGGTTCACTGCTCGGGCGCAGTGGCTGGGGGCGGTGTTCACGTCCGACAGCCCGTTCGCGGCCTCACCGTGGCGGCGGGAGAAGGGGGCGCTGTGGGACGTCGGCCCGCACGCCCTGTCGGTGCTGCTGCCGGTCCTCGGCGACGTACGGCAGGTGACGGCGGCGGCGCACGGCCCGGCGGACACCGTGCACCTGGTCCTCGACCACGCCACCGGCGCCTCGAGCGCGCTCACGCTGAGCCTGACGGCGCCGCCCGCGGCGGCCGGGGCGGACGTGGAGCTGCGCGGTGAGGCGGGGACGGCGCTGCTGCCGGGCAGCTCCGAGGGTGCGGTCCCCGCGCTCGCCCGGGCCGCCGACGCGCTGCTGACCGCCGCCCGCACGGGGCGCCCGCACGCCTGCGACGCCGCGTTCGGCCTCCGCGTCACCGAGATCCTGGCGATGGCGGAGGCGCGCCTGACCGACACGGCGGAATAA
- a CDS encoding PP2C family protein-serine/threonine phosphatase — translation MRPVRGSASRGTWEDRGWLRGARPPRWVRVLPVLLLVAVSCATVFTPDAPDVGFLLGAIPPLAILSYGPVATAVLGVGVVVALNVPETHLNRPGNTDLLTIVFVAALSVFVSYVRSMRDAELDAARAVGEAVQRAVMPPLPARVGSVGCTGFYRAAQDGTLVGGDFFDVRAGPSGVRAVMGDVRGHGLSAVATVVSLLGAFREAVLDQQDLESVAARMDRRLVVDSAGEQNGELFATGVLLEFSGDGRAVRVVACGHPAPVLLHEGRAEEVTVAPGPPLGIGLVGVEPPKGVTVALEPGDRLFLASDGVWEARCAGDGFYPLPARLATFTGTASAELPGLVWQDLARLRYEVRDDVTMLLLAPDPPAVRPLADLTHVPDG, via the coding sequence GTGAGACCGGTGCGCGGCTCGGCGTCGCGCGGGACCTGGGAGGATCGCGGCTGGTTGCGGGGCGCGCGGCCGCCGCGGTGGGTGCGGGTGCTGCCCGTGCTGCTGCTCGTGGCCGTCAGCTGCGCGACGGTGTTCACGCCGGACGCCCCCGACGTCGGCTTCCTGCTGGGCGCGATCCCGCCGCTGGCGATCCTGTCGTACGGCCCGGTGGCCACCGCGGTCCTGGGGGTCGGTGTGGTCGTGGCGCTGAACGTGCCGGAAACGCATCTGAACCGTCCGGGCAACACCGATCTGCTCACCATCGTGTTCGTGGCCGCGCTGAGCGTGTTCGTGTCCTATGTGCGCAGTATGCGGGACGCCGAGCTGGACGCGGCGCGGGCGGTCGGCGAGGCCGTGCAGCGCGCCGTGATGCCACCGCTGCCGGCCCGGGTCGGCAGCGTGGGGTGCACGGGGTTCTACCGGGCCGCGCAGGACGGGACGCTGGTGGGCGGGGACTTCTTCGACGTGCGGGCGGGGCCGTCCGGGGTGCGCGCGGTGATGGGGGACGTGCGGGGGCACGGGCTGTCGGCGGTGGCGACGGTGGTGTCGCTGCTGGGCGCCTTCCGGGAGGCCGTGCTGGACCAGCAGGACCTGGAGTCGGTGGCGGCGCGGATGGACCGCAGGCTGGTGGTGGACTCGGCCGGCGAGCAGAACGGAGAGCTGTTCGCCACCGGCGTGCTGCTTGAGTTCTCCGGCGACGGGCGCGCCGTGCGGGTGGTGGCCTGCGGTCATCCGGCGCCGGTGCTGCTGCACGAGGGGCGCGCCGAGGAGGTGACGGTCGCGCCGGGTCCGCCGCTGGGGATCGGGCTGGTCGGCGTCGAACCACCCAAGGGTGTCACCGTGGCGCTCGAACCGGGCGACCGGCTCTTCCTGGCATCCGACGGGGTGTGGGAGGCACGGTGCGCCGGTGACGGCTTCTATCCGCTGCCCGCCCGGCTGGCCACCTTCACCGGCACCGCGTCCGCCGAGCTGCCCGGGCTGGTCTGGCAGGACCTCGCACGGCTGCGCTACGAGGTCCGCGACGACGTCACCATGCTCCTGCTGGCACCCGACCCACCGGCCGTCCGACCGCTCGCCGACCTCACCCACGTCCCCGACGGTTGA
- a CDS encoding helix-turn-helix domain-containing protein, with amino-acid sequence MADRAGGDPVRAQSYDDGGDGVWAQQLLAQLRPAGRDLGRLVTWLARSTRATVCLQDAHGSLLAGERLPLDASLVADVTAGRVAAAALEDGERHVRLVGIRRPGPGPAAGAVLAVARPAPFDRHTAEILKHTAGVVELLLRERELAESGRRLQRVTADLRLAILQLLMVEDTVSARRVAAGLWPGLLEQDTARVYVVETSPVERDRLAEVCTDATGGRALVVRCPAMDGHVIVVGPSSEVGERLRSLVAARPGTFLGGSPRQRLALTATAYGQAVTALAVARFRPERSAVYATRTRPARLMDPAALCAWAAGVLRPLDRLPHHVRAELLATTGLGLEFTAVSAAKVLGVSRNTVRARMDRFAALLGADLSRLTVRAVAHLALNTEAAHGPCGPGGPPAHPPAGGELTDLLGTRALRSWADGLLGRLEEDGRDLRTTLRAWIAADAHAERAAQTLGVHAQTVREHVRAAEPVLERRLMAGGTDLYEAVLAHLVVGELPVPELDMANHGQSDSPVHG; translated from the coding sequence GTGGCCGACCGAGCGGGAGGGGACCCGGTGCGCGCGCAGTCGTACGACGACGGCGGCGACGGCGTCTGGGCACAGCAGTTGCTCGCCCAGCTGCGGCCCGCCGGACGCGATCTCGGCCGCCTGGTCACGTGGCTCGCCCGCAGCACCCGGGCGACGGTGTGCCTGCAGGACGCGCACGGCAGCCTGCTCGCCGGTGAACGCCTGCCCCTCGACGCCTCCCTGGTCGCCGACGTCACCGCCGGCCGGGTCGCCGCCGCGGCGCTCGAGGACGGCGAACGACATGTGCGCCTGGTCGGGATACGTCGCCCGGGGCCCGGGCCGGCCGCCGGAGCCGTACTGGCCGTCGCCCGGCCGGCCCCCTTCGACCGGCACACCGCCGAGATCCTCAAACACACCGCCGGAGTGGTGGAACTGCTGCTCAGGGAAAGGGAGTTGGCGGAGTCGGGGCGACGGCTGCAGCGGGTTACGGCCGACCTGCGGCTGGCGATCCTGCAGTTGCTGATGGTGGAGGACACCGTCTCCGCCCGCCGGGTCGCCGCCGGGCTGTGGCCGGGACTGCTGGAGCAGGACACCGCCCGCGTGTACGTCGTCGAGACCTCGCCCGTCGAACGTGACAGGCTCGCCGAGGTCTGCACGGACGCCACCGGCGGCCGGGCGCTCGTCGTGCGCTGTCCCGCAATGGACGGTCATGTCATCGTCGTCGGCCCGTCGTCCGAGGTGGGCGAACGGTTGCGATCGCTCGTCGCCGCGCGGCCCGGCACCTTCCTCGGCGGCAGCCCCCGCCAGCGCCTTGCGCTGACCGCCACCGCCTACGGCCAGGCCGTCACCGCCCTGGCGGTCGCCCGCTTCCGGCCCGAGCGGTCCGCGGTCTACGCCACCCGCACCCGCCCCGCCCGGCTGATGGACCCGGCCGCGCTGTGCGCCTGGGCCGCGGGAGTGCTGCGCCCGCTCGACAGGCTGCCGCACCATGTGCGTGCCGAACTGCTCGCCACCACCGGGCTGGGCCTGGAGTTCACCGCCGTGAGCGCGGCCAAGGTGCTCGGCGTCAGCCGGAACACGGTCCGGGCCCGGATGGACCGGTTCGCCGCGCTGCTCGGCGCCGACCTGTCCCGGCTGACCGTGCGCGCCGTCGCCCATCTCGCGCTCAACACCGAGGCGGCACACGGCCCGTGCGGCCCCGGTGGCCCCCCGGCACACCCGCCGGCCGGGGGCGAGCTGACGGATCTGCTCGGCACCCGCGCCCTGCGTTCCTGGGCCGACGGACTCCTCGGCCGGCTCGAGGAGGACGGCCGGGACCTGCGCACCACCCTGCGCGCCTGGATCGCCGCCGACGCGCACGCCGAACGCGCGGCCCAGACGCTCGGCGTCCACGCCCAGACCGTACGCGAGCACGTGCGGGCGGCCGAACCCGTGCTGGAACGCCGGCTGATGGCCGGTGGCACCGATCTGTACGAGGCCGTCCTCGCCCACCTGGTCGTCGGTGAACTGCCCGTCCCCGAACTCGACATGGCAAATCATGGCCAATCGGACTCACCTGTGCACGGGTGA
- a CDS encoding L-threonylcarbamoyladenylate synthase → MAKYFDVHPDNPQPRSISQIADAVRSDALIAYPTDSCYALGCRLGSKDGMDRIRSIRHLDDRHHFTLMCRDFAQLGQFVRVDNDVFRAVKASTPGSYTFILPATREVPRKLLHPKKKTVGVRIPDHVVTQALLAELGEPLLSSTLLLPDEEEPLTQGWEIKDRLDHAVDAVVDSGECGTEPTTVVDFSGGGAEIVRRGAGDTSRFE, encoded by the coding sequence GTGGCGAAGTACTTCGACGTGCACCCAGACAACCCGCAGCCGCGCAGCATCAGCCAGATCGCAGACGCGGTGCGCTCCGACGCGCTCATCGCATACCCGACCGACTCCTGTTACGCGCTGGGCTGCCGGCTGGGCAGCAAGGACGGCATGGACCGGATCCGCTCCATCCGCCATCTGGACGACCGGCACCACTTCACGCTGATGTGCCGCGACTTCGCGCAGCTCGGCCAGTTCGTGCGGGTGGACAACGACGTCTTCCGGGCCGTGAAGGCGTCCACTCCCGGCAGCTACACCTTCATCCTGCCGGCCACCCGTGAGGTGCCGCGCAAGCTGCTGCACCCGAAGAAGAAGACCGTGGGCGTGCGCATCCCCGACCATGTGGTCACCCAGGCACTGCTGGCGGAGCTGGGCGAGCCGCTGCTGTCCAGCACGTTGCTGCTGCCGGACGAGGAGGAGCCGCTGACCCAGGGCTGGGAGATCAAGGACCGGCTCGACCATGCGGTGGACGCGGTGGTGGACTCCGGTGAGTGCGGTACCGAGCCGACCACCGTCGTGGACTTCTCCGGCGGCGGGGCGGAGATCGTCCGGCGCGGCGCCGGGGACACCAGCCGCTTCGAGTGA
- a CDS encoding dienelactone hydrolase family protein, which translates to MTELQRTDLDIQTEDGVADAYLVHPADGRPRPGVLFYQDAYGLRPHLKKMADRLAAAGYAVLVPNVTYRIGRAPVVELPEFKDPGADPSIWKKLGPIVFALNPEMIGRDSAAYLRWMADSPVVADGPVGITGYCMGARLALWTAAAHPERVAAAAGFHGGGLATDDPASPHLGAPRITAELYLGHADNDHSLPPEQIERFEKALTEAGVRHTCEVYEGAQHGYTQADTPAYNEEAYERHWVALLGLLERAF; encoded by the coding sequence ATGACCGAACTCCAGCGGACCGACCTCGACATCCAGACCGAGGACGGCGTCGCTGACGCCTACCTCGTCCACCCCGCGGACGGGCGTCCCCGTCCGGGCGTGCTGTTCTACCAGGACGCCTACGGCCTGCGGCCGCACCTGAAGAAGATGGCCGACCGGCTGGCCGCCGCCGGCTATGCGGTGCTGGTGCCGAACGTCACCTATCGCATCGGCCGGGCCCCGGTCGTCGAGCTGCCCGAGTTCAAGGACCCGGGCGCCGACCCGTCCATCTGGAAGAAGCTCGGTCCGATCGTGTTCGCGCTGAACCCGGAGATGATCGGGCGGGACTCCGCCGCCTACCTGCGCTGGATGGCCGACAGCCCGGTGGTCGCCGACGGGCCGGTCGGAATCACCGGCTACTGCATGGGCGCCCGGCTCGCCCTGTGGACGGCGGCGGCGCATCCGGAGCGGGTGGCGGCCGCGGCCGGGTTCCACGGCGGCGGGCTCGCCACCGACGATCCGGCCAGCCCGCACCTGGGTGCCCCGCGCATCACCGCGGAGCTGTACCTCGGGCATGCCGACAACGACCACTCGCTGCCGCCGGAGCAGATCGAGCGCTTCGAGAAGGCCCTGACCGAGGCCGGGGTCCGGCACACGTGCGAGGTCTACGAAGGCGCCCAGCACGGCTACACCCAGGCGGACACCCCCGCGTACAACGAGGAGGCGTACGAGCGGCACTGGGTGGCGCTGCTCGGCCTGCTCGAGCGCGCGTTCTGA
- a CDS encoding glycoside hydrolase family 64 protein, whose amino-acid sequence MPHTRTRPALPLVAAAALVGSVLALGAPGRAGAAVPDTVPLQITNNSGRSEPVYVYDLGTQLSSGQQGWADAGGAFHAWPAGGNPPTPAPDASIAGPTPGQSTTIRIPKFSGRIYFSYGQKLDFRLTTGGLVQPAVQNPSDPNRNILFNWSEYTLNDSGLWLNSTQVDMFSAPYAVGVQRADGSVSTTGHLKSAGYTGFFNDLRAQGGGWAGLIQTRSDGTVLRALSPLYGVETGALPANVMDDYINRVWQKYAATTLTVSPFADQPGTKYSGRVSGDVMNFTDSSGTVVTSFQKPDADSVFGCHKLLDAPNDNVRGPISRTLCAGFNRSTLLVDSNQPDTTPADFYRDAVTNQYARAVHAQMTDGKAYAFAFDDVGNQESLVNDGNPQQAYLTLDPLS is encoded by the coding sequence GTGCCGCACACACGCACCCGCCCGGCGCTGCCCCTGGTGGCCGCCGCGGCCCTGGTCGGCTCAGTGCTCGCCCTCGGCGCCCCAGGCCGTGCCGGCGCCGCCGTCCCGGACACCGTCCCCCTGCAGATCACCAACAACTCGGGCCGTTCCGAACCGGTCTACGTCTACGATCTCGGCACCCAGCTCTCCTCCGGACAGCAGGGCTGGGCCGACGCGGGCGGCGCCTTCCATGCCTGGCCGGCGGGCGGCAACCCGCCGACACCCGCGCCGGACGCGTCGATCGCGGGTCCGACCCCCGGACAGTCCACGACGATCCGGATCCCCAAGTTCTCCGGCCGGATCTACTTCTCCTACGGACAGAAGCTCGACTTCCGGCTCACCACCGGCGGCCTGGTCCAGCCCGCCGTGCAGAACCCGTCCGACCCCAACCGGAACATCCTGTTCAACTGGTCCGAGTACACGCTGAACGACTCCGGCCTGTGGCTCAACAGCACCCAGGTGGACATGTTCTCGGCGCCCTACGCGGTCGGGGTGCAGCGGGCCGACGGCAGTGTGAGCACCACCGGGCACCTCAAGTCCGCCGGATACACCGGATTCTTCAACGACCTGCGCGCGCAGGGGGGCGGCTGGGCCGGGCTGATCCAGACCCGCTCCGACGGCACCGTCCTGCGGGCGCTGTCGCCGCTGTACGGCGTGGAGACCGGCGCCCTGCCCGCGAACGTCATGGACGACTACATCAACCGCGTCTGGCAGAAGTACGCCGCCACGACGCTGACCGTCTCGCCGTTCGCCGACCAGCCCGGCACCAAGTACTCCGGGCGCGTCTCGGGCGATGTCATGAACTTCACCGACAGCTCGGGCACGGTCGTCACCAGCTTCCAGAAGCCGGACGCGGACAGCGTCTTCGGCTGCCACAAGCTGCTCGACGCGCCCAACGACAACGTCCGCGGGCCCATCTCGCGCACGCTGTGCGCCGGTTTCAACCGCTCGACCCTGCTGGTCGACTCCAACCAGCCGGACACCACGCCCGCGGACTTCTACCGGGACGCGGTGACCAACCAGTACGCGCGCGCCGTCCATGCGCAGATGACGGACGGCAAGGCGTACGCGTTCGCCTTCGACGACGTCGGGAACCAGGAGTCGCTGGTGAACGACGGCAACCCCCAGCAGGCGTACCTCACGCTGGATCCGCTGAGCTGA